From Dehalococcoidales bacterium, the proteins below share one genomic window:
- a CDS encoding carbon-nitrogen hydrolase family protein has protein sequence MRDKTEIAAVQMEPKIMRNPENLEEITARMRVAAGSGAELIVFPECALTGYVFASRKEALPYLETVPGPSTMKLEECCRELGVYAVVGLLETKGNKYFNTAALIGPEGLIGRYRKVHLPYLGIDRFLDPGDEPFKVYQTDIGNIGIFICYDCNFPESARVMALMGADILVLPTNWPEGRERIPQYVVPTRALENRVHLVAVNRIGSERGTGFIGQSKIINSRGDTLAQAGNKAEILYGKVSLAESREKRVIFKPGEFEVDYIKDRRPEFYDRITRT, from the coding sequence ATGCGTGACAAGACAGAAATTGCAGCAGTTCAGATGGAGCCCAAGATAATGAGGAACCCGGAGAATCTCGAAGAAATAACGGCTAGAATGAGGGTGGCTGCCGGTAGCGGCGCTGAGTTGATTGTGTTTCCCGAGTGTGCCTTAACCGGCTACGTTTTTGCCAGCCGCAAGGAAGCTCTACCTTACTTGGAGACGGTTCCCGGCCCAAGCACAATGAAGCTGGAAGAGTGCTGCCGTGAACTAGGCGTGTACGCAGTTGTTGGTCTTTTGGAAACGAAGGGAAACAAATACTTTAATACTGCCGCTCTTATTGGACCGGAAGGGCTTATCGGGAGATACAGAAAGGTACATCTCCCATATCTGGGCATTGACCGATTTCTCGACCCCGGCGACGAGCCTTTTAAAGTGTATCAGACCGATATAGGCAATATCGGCATATTCATCTGCTACGACTGTAATTTTCCAGAAAGCGCCCGTGTTATGGCATTAATGGGTGCAGATATTCTGGTACTACCGACAAACTGGCCTGAGGGCCGGGAAAGAATTCCCCAATATGTCGTTCCCACTCGAGCTCTTGAGAATAGGGTGCATCTTGTGGCAGTAAACCGTATTGGTAGTGAGCGCGGTACCGGATTTATCGGCCAGAGTAAGATTATCAATTCCCGGGGAGACACACTAGCACAGGCCGGCAATAAAGCCGAGATCCTGTACGGTAAAGTCAGTCTGGCCGAATCAAGAGAAAAACGCGTTATTTTCAAGCCCGGTGAGTTTGAGGTGGACTACATTAAAGACAGGCGGCCGGAGTTTTATGACCGGATTACCAGGACTTAG
- a CDS encoding DNA-binding protein: MFKKIHVFRVKPEQELLTEIVRYCNDHGLYSGLVLGIIGSVQRARLNFLMELPGQYDSVEYTGPLEIVCAQGSIALKNNEPVIHIHILLSGKDICRGGHLAEAEVFSTAEVSIGEIDYKLQRQYDNYTGLNELLH; the protein is encoded by the coding sequence TTGTTCAAGAAGATTCACGTATTCAGAGTGAAACCTGAGCAGGAGCTGCTCACCGAGATAGTCCGTTACTGTAATGACCACGGCCTATACTCAGGCCTGGTTCTCGGTATTATCGGGTCAGTACAAAGAGCCCGCCTCAACTTCCTGATGGAGTTGCCCGGTCAATACGACAGCGTGGAATACACCGGTCCGTTAGAGATCGTCTGCGCCCAGGGTTCGATAGCCCTGAAAAATAATGAGCCCGTTATCCACATACATATATTGCTCTCCGGGAAAGACATCTGCCGGGGAGGACATCTTGCTGAGGCAGAGGTTTTCTCCACTGCAGAAGTAAGCATCGGGGAAATTGACTACAAACTCCAGCGGCAATATGACAATTATACCGGACTTAATGAGTTACTCCACTAA
- a CDS encoding universal stress protein produces the protein MYRRMLVTLDGSELSEVVLPYVKGLVGSLGLDVVLLHVCKPEERELVPLHRDYIEHKAEVIKGQAKEVWKKSAVKPVKEEVEVRGELASGYPAEEILRYADENSIDLILMATHGRSGFKRWAIGSVADKVLHASKVPVWLVPARGPGDVTYDMWPKKTVVVPLDGSELAEAVLPHVKALAEQSGVEMVEVVLLRVVESPVMSDHYFSNIPETREAIEKYLARVEERLRKVGLSVQSRVLTGEPAEQIVDYAGAIPFSLVVMSTHARSGLSRWVLGSVAMKVVSGISGPILLARPL, from the coding sequence GTGTACCGCAGGATGCTGGTCACGCTGGATGGCTCGGAGCTTTCCGAGGTAGTTTTACCTTATGTCAAAGGGCTCGTTGGCAGTCTGGGTCTGGATGTAGTACTGCTTCACGTTTGTAAGCCGGAGGAAAGAGAGTTGGTCCCTCTGCATCGGGATTATATTGAGCATAAGGCAGAGGTCATCAAAGGTCAGGCAAAAGAGGTATGGAAAAAGTCGGCAGTTAAGCCGGTGAAGGAAGAGGTAGAGGTGCGGGGAGAGCTTGCCTCCGGTTACCCTGCTGAAGAAATCCTCCGTTATGCCGATGAAAATAGTATCGACCTGATTCTGATGGCGACTCACGGCCGCTCCGGTTTCAAACGCTGGGCTATCGGCAGTGTGGCGGATAAGGTGCTCCATGCCTCCAAGGTGCCCGTTTGGCTGGTTCCGGCGCGGGGGCCCGGGGATGTTACCTATGATATGTGGCCCAAGAAGACGGTAGTGGTACCGCTGGATGGCTCGGAGTTGGCTGAGGCGGTACTTCCCCATGTCAAAGCGCTGGCGGAGCAGAGCGGCGTTGAGATGGTGGAAGTAGTCCTGCTCAGGGTTGTTGAGTCTCCGGTTATGTCTGACCATTACTTCAGCAACATACCTGAGACGCGGGAGGCGATTGAGAAGTACCTGGCTAGAGTAGAAGAACGGCTTAGAAAAGTCGGCCTTAGTGTGCAGTCCCGGGTGCTTACCGGCGAGCCTGCGGAACAGATTGTCGACTATGCCGGCGCCATTCCCTTTAGTCTGGTCGTGATGTCGACCCACGCCCGCTCCGGACTTAGTCGCTGGGTATTGGGTAGCGTTGCTATGAAGGTCGTGAGCGGGATCTCCGGTCCGATACTTCTGGCCCGACCCCTCTAG
- a CDS encoding ATP-binding cassette domain-containing protein, giving the protein MGDYIIEVKNLAKKFDDLVAVDHINFQVAQGELFGFLGPNGAGKTTTINILCTLSKPTSGQAIVNGFDVVRQQSQVRQSIGLVFQDPSLDERLSGLQNLRFHAMVYNVPASIREKRIEEVLKIMELWDKRHHDVRTYSGGMKRRLELARGLLHYPKVLFLDEPTIGLDPQTRNRLWEYILELKQREGTTIFLTTHYMDEADKADRIAVMDYGKIVAMDTPEELKRKVGRDVITVKTDDNTKAAEEIETRYQIEVRQDNDELVFAVEHGEKFLPKFIREFGTKILSVSLRHPSLDDVFLKLTGREIREEEVSDTFKAMVRQHGRHMRH; this is encoded by the coding sequence ATGGGCGATTACATCATAGAAGTAAAAAACCTGGCCAAAAAATTCGACGATCTGGTGGCGGTAGACCATATCAACTTCCAGGTAGCACAGGGAGAGCTATTCGGCTTCCTGGGTCCAAACGGAGCCGGCAAGACCACTACCATCAACATCCTGTGCACACTATCCAAACCAACCTCGGGGCAGGCTATCGTTAACGGCTTCGACGTGGTACGGCAGCAGAGTCAGGTGCGCCAGTCAATCGGTCTGGTCTTTCAGGATCCCAGTCTTGATGAGCGGCTCAGCGGACTACAGAACCTGCGCTTTCACGCCATGGTCTATAACGTACCTGCCTCAATCCGCGAGAAACGGATTGAAGAAGTGCTTAAGATCATGGAGCTCTGGGACAAGCGCCACCACGACGTACGCACCTACTCGGGAGGTATGAAGCGCCGCCTTGAACTGGCCAGGGGGCTACTCCATTACCCCAAGGTGCTGTTCCTTGATGAGCCCACCATAGGGCTTGACCCTCAGACACGTAACCGCCTCTGGGAATATATCCTGGAGCTAAAGCAGCGGGAAGGAACCACCATCTTCCTGACCACACACTACATGGACGAAGCGGATAAAGCGGATCGCATTGCCGTTATGGACTACGGGAAAATCGTGGCTATGGACACTCCCGAGGAGCTAAAGCGCAAGGTAGGCAGGGACGTCATCACCGTGAAAACGGACGACAACACGAAGGCCGCCGAAGAAATCGAGACCCGCTACCAGATTGAGGTGAGACAGGATAATGATGAACTGGTCTTTGCCGTAGAGCACGGCGAGAAGTTTCTGCCCAAATTTATTAGAGAATTCGGCACCAAGATACTAAGCGTCAGCCTGCGCCACCCGAGCCTGGACGATGTCTTCCTCAAGCTCACCGGCCGGGAAATTCGCGAGGAGGAAGTGAGTGACACATTCAAGGCTATGGTCCGCCAGCACGGCCGCCACATGCGGCACTAG
- a CDS encoding ABC transporter permease has translation MNNLRGIYTIWYRDILRFWHDRIRLVGAIFLPLLFLFVFGSGFGGMMGNLGSGVNFAQFIFPGIIGMTVMMSSFMAGVSVVWDREFGFLKEVLVAPINRASVAMGKTLGAATVAMIQGSIIMLFAPLIGVALTTATAAAMLPMMFLLAITMGAFGVLLATRIRSMEAFQVVTQMLLFPMIFLSGVFVPLDKAPAWLSVLTKINPATYGITGIRQVALGETSGTAFGVNLFGKTLSLWNNVGILAAIGAVMILLAMWSFRNQE, from the coding sequence ATGAATAATCTACGGGGAATCTATACCATCTGGTACCGCGATATACTGCGCTTCTGGCACGATAGGATACGCCTGGTGGGAGCTATCTTTTTACCACTTCTCTTTCTCTTTGTCTTCGGCAGCGGTTTCGGCGGCATGATGGGCAACCTCGGCTCAGGGGTAAACTTTGCCCAGTTCATCTTCCCCGGCATCATCGGTATGACGGTAATGATGAGTTCCTTTATGGCCGGCGTTTCGGTAGTCTGGGACCGGGAGTTCGGCTTCTTAAAAGAGGTACTGGTGGCCCCGATTAACCGCGCCTCGGTAGCGATGGGGAAAACACTGGGCGCCGCCACGGTAGCGATGATACAGGGTTCAATTATTATGCTGTTTGCTCCGCTAATCGGGGTCGCACTCACTACGGCGACTGCAGCCGCCATGCTGCCCATGATGTTCCTGCTGGCAATTACCATGGGTGCCTTCGGCGTCCTGCTGGCAACCCGCATCAGGTCGATGGAGGCGTTTCAGGTAGTAACACAGATGCTGCTGTTTCCTATGATATTCCTCTCCGGGGTATTCGTACCGCTGGACAAAGCACCGGCCTGGCTGAGTGTCCTGACCAAGATTAACCCGGCCACCTACGGAATCACCGGTATCCGCCAGGTAGCCCTGGGGGAGACATCGGGAACCGCCTTCGGGGTCAACCTGTTCGGAAAGACGCTGTCTCTCTGGAATAATGTCGGCATACTGGCAGCCATCGGAGCCGTTATGATTCTGCTGGCGATGTGGTCTTTCCGCAATCAGGAATAA
- a CDS encoding class I adenylate-forming enzyme family protein, producing MHKDSTESDRKHLYLLSTGDPIISLAPFPSPLEEYRAAFIEREYPFLNYYTFEKGGIGKLSLSRGEFWDLARSAAYCLSRLGIEKGDRVVHCFSANSLHDLAFRLAAVLVGSVPVTINWQADDNERICYKANVTGAKLLVYDHGFNKRVAEFRPELPGVSFLPTTQIERSEPVSGWSSPTLDYEDERIIVFTSGTTARPKGVSLPHRSYLANRLTFEKWLGMSEDTDLDLLLVNPLHHANSTALSDWGMRRPRAIIHLVERYSTQYWRILTEAAERKRGILFAALVSRHIDFLESLVSTARLPVAEDRLKEALAQTDIMIGSAPVGPKTVKQVLNFSGYLPRVRFGSTETCLEVVATPMTLAPEALLESFEAGWSHRYRGEAITGYYIGREHYPFTRVKVVKSIDTEAEDYMRQCETGEPGYLITQGANTMNGYVADAEATESVLREGWYVGLKDIAFALRNKSDGEPDYYWMSRDSELLIRGGVNYAYDQVAAELNRFLTANFQMPAGEFQLAVVGLRLESEHEDSCCVTIELGEEVVHREAELKADFLEKAYQTVSKGSRPDYLRFAPIPRNFKGSILYPLLKQDFLKSVKQDAVFHRR from the coding sequence GTGCACAAAGATAGTACCGAATCCGATAGAAAGCACCTCTACCTACTTTCTACCGGTGATCCTATCATCTCCCTGGCTCCCTTTCCCTCCCCGCTGGAAGAATACCGCGCCGCCTTTATCGAGCGGGAGTACCCTTTCCTTAACTACTACACCTTTGAGAAAGGGGGCATAGGGAAACTGAGCCTCTCCAGAGGAGAGTTCTGGGATCTCGCCCGATCAGCAGCCTACTGCCTAAGCCGGCTGGGCATAGAAAAAGGCGACCGGGTGGTCCACTGCTTCTCTGCCAACAGCCTCCATGATCTTGCCTTCAGGCTGGCCGCAGTACTGGTGGGGAGCGTACCGGTTACCATCAACTGGCAGGCTGATGATAACGAACGCATCTGTTATAAAGCAAATGTAACCGGGGCAAAGCTGCTGGTATACGATCATGGTTTCAATAAACGGGTAGCAGAATTCAGGCCGGAACTACCCGGGGTATCCTTCCTGCCGACCACACAGATCGAGCGCTCCGAACCTGTCTCCGGCTGGAGCTCGCCAACACTCGACTACGAAGATGAACGGATAATCGTCTTTACATCAGGTACCACCGCCAGACCCAAGGGGGTCAGCCTGCCCCACCGGAGCTACCTAGCCAACCGGCTTACCTTCGAGAAGTGGCTCGGCATGTCGGAAGATACTGACCTGGACCTGCTGCTGGTCAACCCCTTACACCATGCCAACTCAACCGCTCTATCGGACTGGGGTATGCGCCGCCCCCGGGCCATCATACACCTAGTGGAACGCTACTCGACACAGTACTGGAGGATACTGACGGAAGCCGCCGAAAGGAAGCGGGGCATACTATTTGCCGCCCTGGTCTCCCGTCACATAGACTTCCTGGAGTCCCTGGTCAGTACAGCAAGGCTGCCGGTCGCGGAAGACAGACTAAAAGAGGCGCTAGCTCAAACCGATATTATGATCGGCTCGGCACCGGTGGGGCCGAAAACGGTAAAGCAGGTACTCAACTTCAGCGGATACCTGCCGCGTGTCCGCTTCGGTTCAACGGAGACCTGCCTCGAGGTAGTGGCGACCCCCATGACGCTAGCGCCGGAGGCGTTACTGGAGTCATTTGAGGCAGGCTGGTCACACCGGTACCGGGGTGAAGCAATCACCGGCTACTACATCGGGAGGGAACATTACCCCTTTACCAGGGTCAAGGTGGTGAAGTCTATCGATACGGAGGCGGAGGACTACATGCGGCAGTGTGAAACCGGCGAACCGGGCTATCTGATCACACAGGGAGCAAATACCATGAACGGATATGTAGCTGATGCTGAAGCCACGGAGTCCGTATTACGGGAAGGGTGGTATGTCGGCCTGAAAGATATCGCCTTTGCCTTAAGGAATAAAAGTGATGGTGAACCGGACTACTACTGGATGTCACGTGATTCCGAGCTGCTTATCCGTGGCGGCGTCAATTATGCCTATGACCAGGTAGCCGCCGAACTGAACCGATTTCTGACCGCTAACTTCCAGATGCCGGCCGGGGAATTCCAGCTGGCGGTAGTTGGGCTCAGGCTGGAGAGCGAGCATGAGGACAGCTGCTGCGTAACGATAGAACTGGGCGAAGAGGTAGTTCACCGCGAAGCAGAGCTGAAGGCTGACTTTCTCGAAAAGGCCTACCAGACGGTCAGCAAGGGCAGCCGCCCCGACTACCTGCGCTTCGCCCCGATCCCCCGTAACTTTAAGGGATCTATCCTCTATCCCCTCTTAAAGCAGGATTTCTTAAAATCAGTAAAACAGGACGCCGTTTTCCACCGCCGGTAA
- a CDS encoding 50S ribosomal protein L25 — MEGIALKAATRDISGKKTRFLRREGITPTHLFGHNLKSLALQCNTNELKRVIGQVGTTTLFNLGIDGEKRTRKVLIREIQTDPLGRQILHVDFYQIKMTEKLKVEVPLALSGEAPAMKIKGRSLQHALNILNIECLPDKLPHEIEVDLSLLTELGQSIHVKDLKLSADITVSNDPEQLIVKVIETAAARAEEGEEEEVPAAGETTPPEAGPEENTAE; from the coding sequence ATGGAGGGTATCGCACTAAAGGCTGCCACCAGAGATATATCGGGTAAGAAGACCAGGTTCCTGCGCCGCGAGGGCATCACCCCGACCCACCTCTTTGGTCATAATCTTAAATCACTGGCTCTGCAGTGTAACACCAATGAACTCAAGCGAGTTATCGGTCAGGTCGGGACGACCACACTCTTTAACCTGGGCATTGACGGCGAAAAACGCACCAGAAAGGTACTCATTCGGGAGATCCAAACCGACCCGTTGGGTAGACAAATCCTGCATGTTGACTTCTATCAGATAAAAATGACGGAGAAGCTGAAGGTTGAGGTCCCCCTCGCTCTTAGTGGAGAAGCACCGGCGATGAAGATAAAGGGCCGCTCGCTGCAACATGCCCTTAACATCCTGAACATCGAGTGCCTTCCTGACAAGCTCCCCCACGAAATAGAGGTTGACCTAAGCCTCCTCACCGAATTGGGACAGAGCATCCACGTCAAAGACCTGAAACTGAGTGCGGATATCACCGTCAGCAACGACCCCGAACAGTTGATCGTCAAGGTCATTGAAACAGCAGCGGCGAGGGCAGAAGAAGGGGAAGAAGAGGAAGTTCCTGCGGCTGGAGAAACCACACCTCCGGAAGCAGGGCCGGAAGAGAACACGGCTGAGTAA
- the xerD gene encoding site-specific tyrosine recombinase XerD: MKEAISSFLAYLTVEKGFSSNTIAAYRNDLEQLAEFASEEAAKSSSLPSWASFGREGMLRYLLNLKERNYAATTIARKVAALRSFFNFMKAEGTVKDNPSQNVGSPKVGRSLPKPISISEVHRLLEQPAKQSRPEAKRDIAILQLLYASGMRVSELVSLDLDNIDVEEGSVRCLGKGHKERIIPIHQRAAQAIKEYVKEARPNLVHREETALFVNARGERLTRQGLWQILKEYARAAGLANITPHTLRHSFATHMLSGGADLRSVQELLGHANISTTQVYTHLTTEHIRRTYEKSHPRAK; the protein is encoded by the coding sequence ATGAAAGAGGCTATCAGCAGTTTTCTTGCCTATCTCACCGTAGAGAAGGGCTTCTCCTCAAACACGATAGCTGCCTATAGAAATGACCTGGAGCAACTGGCCGAATTTGCCAGTGAGGAGGCGGCTAAGAGCAGTTCTCTGCCATCGTGGGCCAGCTTCGGCCGAGAGGGCATGCTCAGGTACCTGCTAAACCTCAAGGAGAGGAACTATGCCGCCACTACCATCGCCCGCAAGGTGGCCGCACTAAGGTCTTTCTTTAACTTCATGAAGGCGGAAGGCACCGTCAAAGACAACCCCTCACAGAACGTCGGTTCACCCAAGGTGGGACGGTCGCTACCCAAGCCTATCTCCATCAGCGAGGTCCACCGCCTGCTGGAACAACCGGCCAAACAATCCAGACCGGAAGCGAAAAGGGACATAGCAATACTGCAGCTACTTTATGCCAGCGGGATGAGGGTAAGCGAGCTGGTATCACTAGACCTGGATAACATTGATGTCGAGGAGGGTTCTGTGCGCTGTCTGGGCAAGGGGCACAAAGAGCGCATCATCCCTATCCACCAGCGGGCCGCCCAGGCGATTAAGGAATACGTAAAAGAGGCCCGCCCTAACCTGGTACATCGAGAGGAGACGGCCCTGTTTGTTAACGCCCGCGGCGAGAGGCTGACCAGACAGGGGCTCTGGCAGATACTCAAAGAATACGCCAGAGCAGCCGGACTGGCAAACATCACTCCTCATACCCTGAGGCACAGCTTTGCCACTCATATGCTGAGCGGGGGAGCTGACCTGAGGTCGGTCCAGGAACTTCTCGGTCATGCTAATATTTCAACAACACAGGTCTACACCCACCTGACTACCGAGCATATCCGCCGCACCTATGAAAAATCACATCCAAGGGCTAAATAG
- a CDS encoding protein-L-isoaspartate(D-aspartate) O-methyltransferase, with protein sequence MDFTQARARLIAHLGSEISDRRVLAAMARVPRELFVPPEERLSAYGDMPLPIGLDQTISQPLIIAVMTEALELKGKEKVLEVGTGSGYQAAILAELAHLVITVERLPSLAETARKTLNSLGYKNIEIHLAEETLGYQDKAPYDAIMVTAAAPEIPDDLLSQLNVGGRMVIPVGSRYMQELYKITRRKKGDLVQNLGGCRFVPLIGKNAWEKE encoded by the coding sequence ATGGACTTTACCCAAGCCAGAGCCAGACTAATCGCTCACCTCGGCAGTGAAATCAGTGACCGGCGGGTACTAGCGGCCATGGCCCGCGTTCCGCGGGAGCTTTTTGTACCCCCGGAGGAACGCCTCTCCGCCTACGGAGACATGCCGCTGCCAATCGGTCTGGATCAGACGATATCGCAGCCGCTGATCATTGCCGTGATGACGGAGGCCCTGGAACTTAAGGGTAAGGAAAAGGTGCTGGAAGTAGGCACCGGCAGCGGTTATCAGGCGGCCATTCTCGCCGAACTAGCTCATCTCGTAATTACTGTAGAGCGCCTCCCTTCGCTGGCAGAAACGGCCCGGAAGACCCTGAACAGTCTGGGCTACAAAAATATTGAGATCCACCTGGCCGAAGAGACCCTGGGTTACCAGGACAAGGCTCCCTATGACGCCATTATGGTCACCGCAGCCGCTCCCGAGATACCCGATGATCTTCTCTCACAGCTGAACGTCGGAGGGCGGATGGTAATCCCGGTAGGCTCGCGCTACATGCAGGAGCTCTATAAGATTACCCGGCGGAAGAAGGGTGACCTGGTTCAAAACCTGGGCGGTTGTCGATTCGTACCCCTCATCGGCAAGAACGCCTGGGAGAAAGAATAA
- a CDS encoding nitroreductase family protein codes for METQEAIRSRRSIRSYQVTEVDDKTLEFVLEAARQAPSWDNTQCWQFIVVRDTDSRNKLADMLPRNNSAARGIREAPVVIVACAELGKAGYLGGRLSSDKDDWYMFDVALAMQNLVLTAQSLGLGTVYIGWFDEEKATRFLGIPEGYSIVAMTPLGYPAQHPRPRPRKKLTEIVSYEKFGHR; via the coding sequence ATGGAAACTCAGGAAGCAATAAGGTCCCGCAGAAGCATCCGTAGCTACCAGGTTACCGAGGTGGATGACAAGACTCTGGAGTTTGTTCTGGAAGCAGCCCGCCAGGCCCCATCCTGGGACAATACTCAGTGCTGGCAGTTTATTGTAGTGAGGGATACTGACAGCCGGAACAAGCTGGCCGATATGCTGCCCCGGAACAACTCCGCCGCCAGAGGCATCAGAGAAGCACCAGTGGTAATCGTAGCCTGCGCCGAGCTGGGTAAAGCCGGCTATTTGGGCGGAAGGCTGTCTTCCGATAAGGATGACTGGTATATGTTTGACGTGGCACTGGCAATGCAGAACCTGGTACTGACGGCCCAATCACTCGGGCTGGGTACGGTTTATATCGGCTGGTTTGATGAAGAAAAGGCAACCAGATTCCTTGGCATCCCCGAGGGCTATTCTATAGTGGCGATGACCCCGCTGGGTTACCCCGCCCAGCATCCCAGGCCAAGACCGAGGAAAAAGCTTACCGAGATCGTCTCCTACGAAAAATTCGGCCACAGATAA
- a CDS encoding transglutaminase domain-containing protein translates to MKKTGIAIIAASLLLVGLATSQQVWAMPSADFNETSGDVFDEWGIYRTRAFGKDGFYQLSETTFRPVIAFESLGKELDRAYRLGEHMAAEYPDRIERAEAIFHFVRDQVVYTPDIDQFQYDEFAQNADELAITIDQYGVAYGDCEDSAVLLAVMYRGAGLRSAIALGEGHTAALVYLPDYKKATAVFELDGEVGWLWAEATGKNNPLGWVPKEFTGTGLAAYEIGEEEVYSQEPTVPSTAVAPMTEPEPSSFRPPLFLIVLGILLLASLLRRRRQRGR, encoded by the coding sequence ATGAAAAAGACCGGGATTGCTATCATTGCGGCATCGCTACTACTGGTCGGGTTAGCCACCTCGCAACAGGTGTGGGCAATGCCCTCGGCCGACTTCAACGAGACGAGCGGCGATGTCTTTGACGAATGGGGGATATACCGGACCAGGGCCTTCGGTAAAGACGGCTTCTACCAGCTGTCGGAGACTACCTTCCGCCCTGTGATAGCCTTTGAGAGCCTGGGCAAGGAATTAGACCGGGCCTACCGTCTGGGCGAGCATATGGCCGCCGAGTACCCGGACCGGATAGAGCGGGCAGAAGCGATATTTCATTTCGTCCGCGACCAGGTAGTTTATACTCCGGATATCGACCAGTTCCAATACGATGAGTTCGCCCAGAACGCCGACGAGCTCGCCATTACCATCGACCAGTACGGGGTTGCTTACGGCGACTGCGAGGACAGTGCCGTGCTGCTGGCTGTGATGTACCGTGGCGCCGGCCTACGCTCGGCAATAGCCCTCGGCGAGGGGCATACCGCCGCCCTGGTCTATCTGCCCGATTATAAAAAGGCAACCGCGGTTTTCGAACTGGACGGCGAAGTGGGGTGGCTCTGGGCAGAAGCGACCGGAAAGAACAACCCGCTGGGCTGGGTGCCCAAGGAATTCACCGGCACCGGCTTAGCCGCCTACGAAATAGGCGAGGAGGAAGTTTACTCGCAGGAACCGACCGTACCGTCAACCGCAGTCGCTCCTATGACTGAGCCTGAACCTTCCTCATTCCGCCCTCCCCTCTTCCTCATCGTCTTAGGGATTCTCTTGCTGGCCTCACTGCTCCGGCGGAGAAGGCAGCGGGGCCGCTAG